In one window of Frigoriglobus tundricola DNA:
- the tnpC gene encoding IS66 family transposase translates to MAEPACPGCRDLLQRVAELEAQVAELTRRLDEAVRAGKRQAAPFRKGPPKPDPKTPGRKSGDAHGKHGRRPPPPHDQVAECHEAHLPDSCPHCRGRLVETGTAEQFQTEIPRTPLLRKFRVHIGHCESCGKRTQGRHPLQTSDALGAAASQIGPDAQAAAAVLHTQMGLSHGKVASVFRTLFGITLTRGASAQIDLRTASRLEPDYQLILDEVRSSEQIAADETGWRIGGHPAWLHAWVGDRATAYGIDSQRSAAVLERVIGADWSGILSHDGFASYDRFEAAIHQQCLAHVLRRARELLERATRGAVRFPRQVIALLTEAIHWRNGYVPGTWTDDQLDAHRGQFDDRLLELVTRPRAVPEYATLARHLWNHFEQWFAFVFDPRIEPTNWKAEQAIRPAVVNRKVWGGNRTVTGARAQGVLMSVFETCRRQTLSVVDHVSRTLRWFGNRLLPRPLLLG, encoded by the coding sequence ATGGCCGAACCCGCGTGTCCTGGCTGTCGGGATCTCCTCCAGCGTGTCGCCGAACTCGAAGCCCAGGTCGCCGAGTTGACCCGGCGGCTCGACGAGGCAGTGCGCGCCGGCAAGCGACAGGCCGCCCCGTTCCGCAAGGGTCCGCCCAAGCCCGACCCGAAGACACCCGGTCGCAAGTCGGGCGACGCCCACGGCAAGCACGGGCGCCGCCCGCCCCCGCCTCACGATCAGGTTGCGGAGTGCCACGAGGCGCACCTCCCCGACTCCTGTCCGCACTGCCGGGGCCGGCTGGTCGAGACCGGCACGGCGGAGCAGTTCCAGACCGAGATCCCACGCACCCCGCTGCTCCGCAAGTTCCGCGTCCACATCGGTCACTGCGAGTCGTGCGGGAAGCGGACCCAGGGCCGGCATCCGCTCCAGACGTCCGACGCCCTTGGCGCGGCTGCCAGCCAGATCGGCCCTGACGCCCAGGCCGCGGCCGCGGTCCTGCACACCCAGATGGGCCTGTCGCACGGCAAGGTCGCGTCGGTGTTCCGGACCCTGTTCGGCATCACCCTGACCCGCGGGGCCAGCGCCCAGATCGACCTCCGCACAGCGTCGCGACTGGAACCCGACTACCAACTGATCCTCGACGAGGTGCGGTCGTCCGAGCAGATCGCGGCCGACGAGACGGGGTGGCGGATCGGAGGGCATCCCGCCTGGCTCCATGCGTGGGTCGGTGACCGGGCCACCGCCTACGGTATCGACTCCCAACGCAGTGCCGCCGTCCTGGAGCGGGTGATCGGGGCGGACTGGTCCGGCATCCTGAGCCACGACGGGTTCGCCTCGTACGACCGGTTCGAGGCGGCGATCCACCAGCAGTGCCTGGCCCACGTGCTCCGCCGCGCGCGGGAGTTGCTGGAGCGCGCCACCCGCGGGGCCGTGCGGTTCCCACGGCAGGTGATTGCGCTGCTCACCGAGGCGATCCACTGGCGGAACGGGTATGTGCCGGGGACGTGGACCGACGACCAACTCGACGCGCACCGGGGGCAGTTCGACGACCGCCTGCTGGAGTTGGTGACGCGACCGCGGGCGGTGCCGGAGTACGCGACCCTGGCGAGGCACCTGTGGAACCACTTCGAGCAGTGGTTCGCGTTCGTGTTCGACCCGCGGATCGAGCCGACGAACTGGAAGGCCGAGCAGGCGATCCGCCCGGCGGTGGTAAATCGGAAGGTGTGGGGCGGCAACCGGACCGTCACGGGCGCGCGAGCGCAGGGCGTGTTGATGTCCGTGTTCGAGACGTGCCGCCGCCAGACGCTCTCGGTCGTGGATCACGTCAGCCGGACGTTGCGCTGGTTCGGTAACCGGCTCCTGCCGCGCCCGCTGCTGTTAGGGTGA
- a CDS encoding DUF1232 domain-containing protein, whose translation MSLLDMCSLAFGGFFLLAALSLVLMHLPNSPLRTIALRASAGLFAVVFAPAYVVSPVDILPEAVLGPIGLIDDIGVIIAGVAAGRYALKGPDKEHIRDGN comes from the coding sequence ATGAGTCTGCTCGACATGTGCTCCCTCGCCTTCGGCGGCTTCTTCCTTCTCGCCGCCCTGTCCCTCGTCCTCATGCACTTGCCCAACAGCCCCCTTCGCACGATCGCCCTGCGCGCTTCGGCCGGGCTGTTCGCCGTCGTCTTCGCGCCGGCCTACGTCGTTTCGCCCGTCGACATTCTCCCCGAAGCCGTTCTTGGCCCGATCGGACTGATCGACGACATCGGCGTCATCATCGCCGGCGTCGCTGCGGGCCGCTACGCCCTGAAAGGCCCGGACAAGGAACACATAAGGGACGGCAATTGA
- a CDS encoding serine/threonine-protein kinase: MATLDQLLAAIATAEDPSDPTARDRFLREARVQAAICHDRVTPIYQVGQAGDVPFIVMPLLKGQSLADALDANPTVPIEEAVRIAREIAEGLAAVHSKGKIVHRDVNPANILLEGQERHVKVLDFGLVSPITSVGDSGSLTQAGAIVGTLAYLSPEQVRGGPVDASTDLFSLGVTLYQMLTRRLPFAGETWRETLEAILQKDPVPPAEINRHVPAALNDLTMQLLEKAPADRPSARWVAEALREEKYVSTGQSFPSTESKKTVSISGVTEDRQFPQPAAYEPIAPTGPTSVVELLERGAAIGDLRKHIQQFIAPPSAESVPARLAKSLNAWLRAQDPKDTKQQLTLKEKRAVVEFVELVGSAALCQLRRGGEPCRFEVEVDPNHPQGSFCIRADDASKTRRARLSSLLDDGDFTFEEKRHEENESQDQGLWARKQSVRKMKKSPEKKGK; this comes from the coding sequence TTGGCAACACTCGATCAACTCTTGGCGGCGATCGCAACCGCGGAAGACCCCTCGGACCCGACTGCGAGGGATCGATTCCTTCGTGAGGCCCGCGTCCAGGCCGCCATCTGTCACGACCGGGTTACCCCCATCTATCAAGTGGGTCAGGCCGGTGATGTACCGTTCATCGTCATGCCGTTGCTTAAGGGGCAGAGCCTTGCCGATGCCCTCGATGCGAATCCGACGGTTCCCATTGAGGAAGCGGTGCGGATTGCTCGCGAGATTGCCGAGGGGCTTGCCGCTGTCCACAGCAAAGGCAAAATCGTTCACCGCGACGTCAACCCTGCAAACATCTTGCTGGAAGGGCAAGAGAGACACGTAAAGGTTCTCGATTTCGGGTTGGTCAGCCCCATCACGAGTGTTGGCGATTCTGGCTCGCTGACGCAGGCAGGGGCCATCGTCGGTACGTTGGCTTACCTCAGCCCAGAACAAGTTCGGGGAGGGCCAGTTGATGCCAGCACGGACCTGTTCAGTTTGGGAGTGACCCTTTACCAGATGCTCACGCGTCGACTGCCGTTCGCGGGGGAGACATGGCGCGAGACGCTGGAAGCAATCCTCCAGAAAGACCCAGTACCACCAGCCGAAATTAACCGGCACGTACCAGCCGCTCTGAACGATCTGACAATGCAATTGCTGGAGAAGGCCCCCGCAGATCGCCCGAGCGCCAGGTGGGTGGCCGAGGCGTTGCGGGAGGAGAAGTATGTCAGCACGGGGCAATCATTTCCCTCGACGGAAAGTAAAAAAACCGTTAGTATTTCAGGAGTGACCGAGGACAGACAATTTCCCCAGCCAGCCGCCTATGAGCCGATCGCGCCGACCGGCCCGACGAGCGTCGTCGAACTTCTGGAGAGGGGAGCCGCTATTGGCGACCTTCGGAAGCACATTCAACAGTTCATTGCCCCTCCGTCTGCTGAAAGCGTTCCCGCGCGTTTAGCGAAATCTCTGAACGCCTGGCTTCGCGCGCAGGATCCGAAGGACACAAAGCAGCAACTCACCCTCAAGGAGAAGAGGGCTGTCGTCGAGTTTGTCGAACTTGTGGGGAGTGCTGCGCTGTGTCAGCTTCGGCGAGGTGGCGAACCTTGTCGTTTTGAAGTGGAAGTTGACCCCAATCACCCGCAAGGCAGCTTTTGTATCCGAGCTGACGACGCCTCGAAAACGCGCAGGGCGAGACTATCGAGTTTGCTCGACGATGGTGATTTTACGTTTGAAGAAAAACGCCATGAGGAAAACGAGTCGCAAGATCAAGGTCTCTGGGCGCGAAAACAGAGTGTGCGCAAGATGAAAAAAAGCCCGGAAAAAAAGGGTAAATGA
- a CDS encoding ParB/RepB/Spo0J family partition protein, whose amino-acid sequence MSSADKFTKKYGSNLNESLGARTAPAIPAVSSVAAPATVGPDDGRTRARETGHMEIERIVPDPNQPRKEFDTDALDRLAASIQRHGQLQPIRVRWNGSLGKWVIIAGERRYQAAKRAGMRTLVCVFVDRDLTPTEILSEQIVENLLREDLKPIEQAKAYKTLMELNGWSGSQLAEALNVSKATVSRVLPLLSLPAEIKAQVDKGDLPATIAYELTKLPTAEGQQAMAGRIVAERFTRAEAIEAVRQEVDQAGTKASATPPPAVPESAPEFRRETAKPNPSFAAKLPDEVSTHAAGGDAPVQDAAPVVEPAPTAVTPAPPAKKKPGKPRTGTKENVYRVEGARVVVSFLKKVPEPGEIVAALEQALAKARADLQSRSAA is encoded by the coding sequence ATGAGCAGCGCCGACAAATTCACCAAGAAGTACGGCAGCAATCTGAACGAGAGCCTGGGGGCGCGCACCGCGCCGGCGATACCGGCCGTCTCGTCGGTCGCCGCCCCGGCCACCGTCGGTCCCGACGACGGCCGCACCCGTGCCCGGGAAACCGGTCACATGGAAATCGAGCGGATCGTTCCCGACCCGAACCAGCCGCGCAAGGAGTTCGACACCGATGCCCTCGACCGCCTGGCCGCGAGCATCCAGCGGCACGGCCAGCTCCAACCCATCCGGGTTCGGTGGAACGGGTCTCTCGGGAAGTGGGTCATCATCGCCGGCGAGCGCCGCTACCAGGCCGCCAAGCGCGCCGGGATGCGCACCCTGGTCTGCGTCTTCGTCGATCGCGATTTGACGCCGACGGAAATCCTCTCGGAGCAAATTGTCGAGAACCTGCTCCGCGAAGATTTGAAACCCATCGAGCAGGCCAAGGCGTACAAGACGCTGATGGAGCTGAACGGGTGGAGCGGCTCGCAGCTCGCCGAGGCGCTCAACGTCTCGAAGGCCACCGTCAGCCGTGTGCTGCCGCTGCTCAGCCTGCCCGCCGAGATCAAAGCTCAGGTCGATAAGGGTGACCTCCCGGCAACCATCGCCTACGAACTGACCAAACTGCCGACCGCCGAGGGCCAGCAGGCGATGGCCGGCCGGATTGTTGCCGAACGCTTCACGCGGGCCGAGGCGATCGAGGCGGTTCGCCAGGAGGTGGACCAGGCCGGGACCAAGGCCAGCGCAACCCCGCCGCCGGCCGTTCCAGAATCCGCGCCGGAGTTTCGCCGCGAAACGGCCAAGCCCAATCCGAGTTTCGCCGCGAAACTCCCGGACGAGGTAAGCACCCACGCCGCGGGGGGGGATGCGCCGGTTCAGGACGCCGCACCGGTGGTCGAGCCGGCGCCGACAGCAGTGACGCCAGCGCCGCCGGCGAAGAAGAAGCCGGGCAAGCCGCGCACCGGCACCAAAGAGAATGTCTACCGTGTCGAGGGCGCTCGGGTCGTGGTGAGCTTCCTTAAGAAGGTGCCCGAGCCCGGCGAGATCGTTGCGGCACTGGAACAAGCCCTGGCGAAGGCCCGCGCCGACCTGCAATCACGCTCAGCCGCGTAA
- a CDS encoding ParA family protein: protein MIEPPAPLVVAMLNRKGGVGKSSCCMHLGGSFARSGKRVLLIDMDPQASLTQGFFGPQATEALDHRDTVVALFDDRCDPDPSRIIRQTAFDRLSIASGSNGLERHNVPEPEAAGEYQRVLRTFVREALPAFDVILIDCPPNLHLCSWNALLAADWVMVPLQAEDYGAQGITHVQRAIDAALAKYNPTLRLLGYLVSMFQRRLGVHAAYDHQLRQLYADDVFTGFVPAAKDFKEAVAARRPLSVYKPRSTSALAMDAIAAEMVARATRLAAEAPKFLHPDNRAGIGPEAGRARKAG, encoded by the coding sequence ATGATCGAACCGCCCGCGCCGCTTGTCGTCGCCATGCTCAACCGCAAGGGCGGCGTCGGAAAATCGAGTTGCTGTATGCATCTCGGCGGTTCGTTCGCCCGCTCCGGCAAGCGCGTGCTGCTGATCGACATGGACCCACAGGCGTCGCTGACGCAAGGTTTCTTCGGCCCGCAAGCTACCGAGGCCCTCGACCACCGCGACACGGTCGTCGCCCTGTTCGACGATCGTTGCGATCCCGACCCGTCCCGGATCATCCGCCAAACCGCGTTTGACCGGCTCTCCATTGCTTCGGGCTCGAACGGCCTCGAACGTCACAACGTCCCGGAGCCGGAAGCCGCCGGCGAGTACCAGCGCGTACTCCGCACCTTTGTCCGTGAGGCGTTGCCCGCCTTCGACGTCATCCTGATCGACTGCCCGCCCAACCTTCATCTGTGCAGTTGGAACGCGTTGCTCGCCGCCGATTGGGTCATGGTTCCTTTGCAGGCCGAAGATTACGGCGCACAGGGCATCACCCACGTTCAGCGCGCGATCGACGCCGCGCTCGCCAAATACAACCCGACGCTGCGGTTGCTCGGTTACTTGGTGAGCATGTTCCAGAGGCGGCTCGGCGTTCATGCGGCCTACGATCACCAGCTCCGTCAGCTCTATGCCGATGACGTCTTCACCGGGTTCGTCCCCGCCGCCAAGGACTTCAAGGAAGCCGTCGCCGCCCGCCGGCCGCTCTCCGTTTACAAGCCCCGCTCGACCTCGGCCCTGGCGATGGACGCCATCGCCGCCGAGATGGTCGCCCGCGCCACTCGACTGGCCGCAGAGGCTCCTAAGTTTCTCCACCCCGACAACCGCGCCGGCATCGGGCCGGAGGCCGGTCGTGCGCGGAAGGCCGGCTGA
- the mobF gene encoding MobF family relaxase, with amino-acid sequence MLRIHQSASAGQAKQYYTQALDRTDYYTREGEQPGLWFGRGAARLGLAGEVERDDFFALLDNRQPGTGQRLTARDKGDARRPGWDLVFSPPKSVSVLRALNGDERIAAALLESAQETLRDIEDTAIATRLRRGGQQGTEPVGNLVASLFTHDTTRALADGAPDPHDHIHAYIHNAAWVEREQRWQAIDTHAVHIDRPYYEAAFEARLAKRLTALGYGIERHVSGWEVAGVPQTAIDKMSRRTTEIEAEAERRGITSAAEKAQLGAKTRRAKGEPVPRVALRDYWLAKLTTDERLAIAATFQRTQVAGEPLREPTPEQALTHAADHLFERESTVPVTTLMTAALKFGVGAVTPEALREQLPHQGLLTAEADGRWRATAAEVLAEEQVMLRFCRDGRGVCDPLGGYAPHQFSRDDLNSGQTRAISALLNSFDQVQILRGLAGVGKSTALGEVRTAIEAQGRTVLAVAPSTGARDVLREDGFQAETVAMLLASTALQQRLADGGVLLVDEAGMVGSRDMARLCAVAERHGARVILSGDSAQHRSPARGAALRLLEERGGIKPAGLSEILRQTGKLKEAIAALASGRGDEGFDRLDALGAIREIAAPDERYQLLARDYADALAQGKETLAIAPTHLEGSAVTAAIRTELKSRGRIGTDEHHLLRLENSNLTEAQRRDAVQYQTGDVVQFVQNVAGGWRKGERVTVVGHNDTGVRVRTATGQERALPLAAAERFQLYRARELAVATGDRIRVTLGGSTRDAKRLANGRVATIAGFTSGGDLRLDNGWVVAKEYGHLAAGWAVTSHAAQGKTVKGRVFVAQSKASLAASNLPQFYVSASRAKGGPGAVAIYTDDKEALRRAVSRDDRSLSATELLEPRSSAKGVWARVREQVRRLHYQAKVYARLGLDHLQERLITHDQYAYRR; translated from the coding sequence ATGCTCCGCATTCACCAATCGGCTTCGGCCGGGCAAGCCAAGCAGTATTACACCCAGGCTCTGGACCGGACGGATTATTACACCCGTGAAGGCGAACAGCCGGGCCTGTGGTTCGGCAGAGGGGCCGCGAGACTTGGGCTCGCCGGCGAGGTAGAGCGAGACGATTTCTTCGCTCTGCTCGATAACCGTCAACCGGGTACGGGGCAGCGGCTCACCGCGCGCGACAAAGGCGATGCAAGGCGGCCGGGCTGGGACCTCGTGTTCTCGCCGCCGAAATCGGTGTCGGTGCTGCGCGCACTGAATGGGGATGAGCGCATAGCTGCTGCGCTGCTGGAGAGCGCCCAGGAGACGCTGCGCGACATCGAGGACACGGCAATCGCCACGCGATTGCGGCGCGGCGGGCAGCAGGGCACGGAGCCAGTGGGCAACCTGGTCGCCAGCCTGTTCACGCACGACACGACGCGGGCGCTCGCCGACGGCGCGCCGGACCCACACGACCACATACACGCCTACATCCACAACGCGGCGTGGGTGGAGCGCGAGCAGCGCTGGCAGGCGATCGACACGCATGCAGTGCATATCGACCGGCCGTACTACGAAGCAGCGTTTGAGGCACGATTGGCGAAGCGGCTCACCGCGCTGGGCTATGGCATCGAGCGTCATGTCAGCGGCTGGGAGGTCGCCGGAGTGCCGCAAACGGCGATCGACAAGATGAGCCGGCGGACGACCGAGATCGAGGCGGAGGCGGAGCGGCGCGGCATCACCAGCGCCGCAGAGAAAGCCCAATTGGGGGCGAAGACGCGCCGCGCCAAGGGCGAGCCGGTCCCGCGTGTGGCTCTGCGCGACTACTGGCTCGCCAAGCTCACCACCGACGAGCGGCTGGCAATAGCCGCGACGTTTCAACGCACGCAGGTTGCTGGTGAACCGCTGCGCGAGCCGACGCCCGAGCAGGCATTGACACATGCGGCTGACCATCTCTTCGAGCGCGAAAGCACGGTGCCGGTTACGACCCTGATGACTGCCGCGCTGAAATTCGGCGTCGGCGCGGTAACGCCGGAAGCGCTGCGCGAGCAGCTCCCCCACCAAGGATTGCTCACCGCCGAAGCCGACGGACGATGGCGGGCGACCGCAGCGGAGGTACTGGCTGAGGAACAGGTGATGTTGCGCTTCTGCCGCGACGGGCGTGGCGTCTGCGATCCGCTCGGCGGCTACGCGCCGCACCAGTTTAGCCGCGACGATCTCAACAGCGGACAAACGCGCGCCATTTCTGCGCTGCTCAACTCGTTCGATCAGGTGCAAATTTTGCGCGGCCTCGCTGGCGTTGGGAAGTCCACGGCCCTTGGGGAAGTGCGGACGGCGATTGAGGCACAGGGGCGGACGGTCCTCGCCGTCGCCCCTTCGACCGGGGCGCGTGACGTGCTGCGCGAAGACGGGTTCCAGGCGGAGACGGTGGCGATGCTGCTTGCCAGCACGGCGCTACAACAGCGGCTCGCGGACGGAGGAGTGCTCCTTGTAGATGAGGCCGGAATGGTCGGCAGCCGCGACATGGCGCGGCTGTGCGCCGTGGCCGAGCGGCACGGGGCGCGGGTGATTCTGTCGGGCGATTCGGCGCAACACCGGTCGCCCGCACGCGGGGCGGCGCTGCGGTTACTGGAGGAGCGCGGCGGGATCAAGCCGGCCGGACTCAGCGAGATACTGCGTCAGACCGGCAAGCTGAAGGAAGCGATTGCTGCGCTGGCCAGCGGGCGCGGCGATGAAGGCTTCGACCGGCTCGACGCTCTGGGGGCGATCCGCGAGATTGCCGCGCCGGACGAGCGCTATCAACTCCTGGCGCGCGACTACGCGGATGCGCTGGCGCAGGGCAAGGAGACGCTCGCCATCGCCCCTACTCATCTCGAAGGGTCGGCGGTGACGGCGGCCATCCGAACCGAGCTGAAAAGCCGCGGACGAATTGGCACGGACGAGCACCACTTGCTGCGCCTGGAGAACAGCAACCTGACCGAGGCGCAGCGCCGGGATGCAGTGCAGTACCAGACCGGCGATGTTGTGCAGTTCGTGCAGAATGTCGCCGGCGGATGGCGCAAGGGCGAGCGGGTCACAGTGGTGGGCCACAACGACACCGGCGTGCGGGTGCGCACCGCGACGGGGCAAGAGAGAGCCTTGCCGCTCGCGGCGGCCGAGCGATTCCAGCTCTACCGCGCGCGGGAACTGGCCGTCGCCACGGGCGACCGCATCCGCGTCACGCTGGGCGGCAGTACGCGCGACGCGAAGCGGCTTGCCAACGGGCGGGTGGCGACGATCGCCGGCTTCACATCCGGTGGCGATCTGCGGCTTGATAACGGCTGGGTCGTGGCGAAGGAGTACGGGCACCTGGCGGCGGGTTGGGCGGTGACGTCGCACGCGGCGCAGGGCAAGACGGTGAAGGGACGAGTGTTCGTCGCGCAGTCCAAGGCGAGCCTGGCGGCGTCGAACCTACCGCAGTTCTACGTGTCGGCATCGCGCGCCAAGGGCGGCCCCGGCGCGGTGGCGATCTACACCGACGACAAGGAGGCGTTGCGGCGCGCCGTCAGCCGCGATGATCGGTCGCTTTCGGCCACCGAACTCTTGGAGCCGCGGTCAAGCGCGAAGGGTGTGTGGGCGCGCGTGCGCGAGCAGGTGCGGCGGCTTCACTACCAGGCCAAGGTTTATGCGCGGCTCGGGCTCGACCATCTCCAGGAACGGCTCATCACGCACGACCAGTACGCCTACCGGAGGTAA
- a CDS encoding helix-turn-helix domain-containing protein yields the protein MLTVAEAAARACVSESLIYAWCAEGTLPHIRVGRKGKRGHIRIAVEDLDGVLAAFKVTGYPPSPSASGPASSPSPAAPFSELDPKRLAKAWKK from the coding sequence GTGTTGACCGTCGCTGAGGCCGCAGCGCGAGCCTGCGTGAGCGAGAGCCTCATCTACGCTTGGTGCGCAGAGGGAACCCTGCCGCACATACGTGTCGGGCGGAAGGGGAAGCGCGGGCACATCCGCATCGCCGTCGAGGATTTGGACGGCGTACTGGCCGCGTTCAAGGTCACTGGGTATCCGCCTTCGCCTTCGGCTTCCGGCCCGGCTTCTTCCCCTTCACCGGCCGCGCCCTTTTCCGAATTGGACCCGAAGCGGTTGGCGAAGGCGTGGAAGAAGTGA
- a CDS encoding tyrosine-type recombinase/integrase, translated as MSRPARPWHRKQTGWWMVEINGKQEKLVEGPKDEKHRLLAEEKFAELRKLHRLAPESVGSRTADIVESFLIHSRIHFAADTHRLNKYYCQLFAEACGQVQAREIKPYHIDRWIDPKVEAEEWGDTTVYNARKAAMRVFSWAAERKILSENPLAGMKNSKPKPRQRAITDAEFAKLYENAGDPLRNILRALYLTGARPKEARDLTWEQVKEDRWVLPEHKTAKKTGKARVIFLNEEMRALMTALRGNGHTHVFLNTEGQPWTMNALRLQVWRIKKKLNLADDVCSYLCRHGFGTRAILAGVDGPTLAELMGHTSQDMISKVYVHLADQHQHLKTAVDRITSSTPSPTASGPIRKRARPVKGKKPGRKPKAKADTQ; from the coding sequence ATGTCGCGCCCCGCACGCCCGTGGCACCGGAAGCAAACCGGCTGGTGGATGGTCGAGATCAACGGCAAGCAAGAAAAGCTCGTCGAAGGCCCGAAAGACGAGAAGCACCGGCTCCTCGCCGAAGAGAAATTCGCCGAGCTGCGGAAGCTCCACCGCCTCGCACCAGAATCCGTCGGCAGCCGCACCGCGGACATCGTTGAATCGTTCCTCATTCACAGCCGCATCCACTTCGCCGCCGACACGCACCGACTGAACAAGTATTACTGCCAGCTCTTCGCTGAGGCGTGCGGCCAGGTGCAGGCCCGCGAGATCAAACCCTACCACATCGACCGCTGGATCGACCCCAAGGTGGAAGCCGAAGAATGGGGCGACACCACGGTCTACAACGCACGCAAGGCCGCCATGCGGGTGTTCTCATGGGCGGCCGAGCGGAAGATCTTGTCCGAGAATCCACTAGCCGGGATGAAGAACTCGAAGCCCAAGCCCCGTCAGCGGGCGATCACCGACGCCGAATTCGCGAAACTCTACGAGAATGCCGGCGACCCGCTTCGGAACATCCTCCGCGCCCTCTACCTCACCGGAGCGCGGCCGAAAGAGGCCCGCGACCTGACGTGGGAACAAGTGAAGGAAGACCGTTGGGTGCTGCCCGAACACAAGACCGCGAAGAAGACCGGCAAGGCCCGCGTGATTTTCCTGAATGAGGAAATGCGGGCGCTGATGACCGCCCTGCGTGGCAACGGCCATACGCACGTCTTCCTCAACACCGAAGGGCAGCCGTGGACGATGAACGCCCTTCGGCTTCAGGTGTGGCGGATCAAGAAGAAGTTGAACCTGGCGGACGACGTGTGCTCCTACCTCTGCCGCCACGGGTTCGGCACGCGGGCGATTCTGGCCGGTGTGGACGGGCCGACGCTGGCCGAACTGATGGGGCACACGTCGCAGGACATGATCTCGAAGGTGTACGTCCACTTGGCCGACCAGCACCAGCACCTGAAGACGGCGGTGGATCGGATCACTTCTTCCACGCCTTCGCCAACCGCTTCGGGTCCAATTCGGAAAAGGGCGCGGCCGGTGAAGGGGAAGAAGCCGGGCCGGAAGCCGAAGGCGAAGGCGGATACCCAGTGA
- a CDS encoding transposase family protein: protein MLHAEVVPAHPIGVCPQCARTTRVIKQHRTRERIHDLPIGGHAVELTVRVPPLWALLYPGGGLRGRKGTRHRAFVGPHRRVDSAPRRGQRRAFLRAPGEHVGGVVLRPQRAPTTAGRTRTGGAHSAHRDRPSRRSAPVWLCPCRSPDSSSAAAHRLPERSDVHRAAARGRPSVAA from the coding sequence GTGTTACACGCGGAGGTCGTTCCCGCACATCCGATCGGGGTGTGCCCGCAGTGCGCACGCACCACCAGGGTCATCAAGCAACACCGCACCCGCGAGCGCATCCACGACCTGCCCATCGGGGGCCATGCAGTCGAGTTGACCGTTCGAGTCCCACCACTGTGGGCGTTGCTTTACCCCGGCGGTGGACTTCGTGGTCGAAAGGGCACGCGCCACCGAGCGTTTGTTGGACCGCATCGCCGAGTTGATTCGGCACCGCGACGTGGCCAACGGCGCGCGTTTCTTCGCGCTCCCGGAGAACACGTTGGAGGGGTGGTATTACGCCCACAGCGCGCGCCAACAACAGCGGGCCGCACGCGCACCGGCGGAGCCCATTCGGCGCATCGGGATCGACCATCTCGACGTAGCGCGCCGGTTTGGCTATGTCCTTGCCGTTCTCCGGACTCCAGTAGTGCTGCCGCCCATCGACTTCCAGAACGATCCGATGTCCACCGCGCAGCAGCAAGAGGACGTCCATCCGTTGCCGCTTGA
- a CDS encoding Maf family protein: protein METPARFPFRLILASGSWGRKWLMEQAGYPFEVKPSRIDEPTEARLGDCRHYVGELAWLKAEAVALKEPDGLVIAADTVGWLHGRVIGKPEDEADARRIIKSLSGTVHELWTGVCLWHRPTDRQVCWQELSLVRMKALTDDEIEAYLKTRKWEGCSGAYSIEFPHDPVLTIERGSASNVVGLPMESLEKALGWVAKMW, encoded by the coding sequence ATGGAAACGCCAGCGCGGTTCCCTTTCCGCCTGATCCTCGCCAGCGGCTCGTGGGGCCGCAAGTGGCTGATGGAGCAGGCCGGTTACCCGTTCGAAGTGAAGCCGTCCCGCATCGACGAACCGACCGAGGCGCGGTTGGGCGACTGCCGGCACTACGTCGGCGAACTCGCGTGGCTGAAGGCCGAAGCGGTCGCGCTGAAGGAGCCCGACGGCCTCGTGATCGCCGCGGACACGGTCGGCTGGCTGCACGGCCGGGTGATCGGCAAGCCCGAGGACGAGGCCGACGCCCGGCGGATCATCAAGTCGCTCTCCGGCACGGTTCACGAACTCTGGACCGGCGTGTGCCTCTGGCACCGCCCGACCGACCGGCAGGTCTGCTGGCAGGAACTCAGCCTCGTGCGGATGAAGGCGCTGACGGACGACGAGATCGAAGCCTATCTCAAGACGCGGAAGTGGGAGGGGTGCAGCGGCGCGTACTCGATCGAGTTCCCCCACGACCCGGTCCTGACGATCGAGCGGGGGAGCGCGAGCAACGTCGTCGGCCTGCCGATGGAGTCGCTGGAGAAGGCCCTGGGGTGGGTGGCGAAGATGTGGTGA